The Streptomyces halobius genomic interval GAGCTCCCCCCGGATGTCCCCAAGTGCCGCTGTGCATCCGATGAGGTGGGTCTTGAGCCCGCTGCGACAAACGGCTAACTGCTAAGCCTTGGCACCGTATCAGCCGCTCAGTACCCCCTCAAGGGAGGTCAACTGGCTCGCACCGTTGGCGGGAGAGTGACATGCCCCATTCATTCCGCTCTCCGAAGAGTGCACGCCGGGACGTCCACCAACACTGCTGGCTGGCGCCGAATCACCACCGAAGACAAAACCGACCGACACGCACAGCAAGACAACGTTGAAATTGAGCCATCCACGCCCCGTCGCCGGGCAGTGCCCGGCGACGGCGTAGGCTTATCAGCCCCAAGAAACACGGCGATGCCGCGGAAATCGTGGAGTGGTGGCGGTGTTCCAGGGGTAACCGGTTCATCGCAAGGCTGCACGCGGCCCGAGCTGCCGCGTGCCAGCCGCTGCCATCTGCGCATCATGTGCATCGTCTGCGTGACGATGATCCGTGTTTGCGCGTCAGCGATTGATCGCTTGGGCCTCTTGAACGGTGATGTCGGTGGTTGTACCGAAGGTGCCGTTGGGAAGGTCGCCGCTGGCGCCACCAGAGCCCTTCCATGCGATCTCCCAGGTCAGGGTTGCTTTGAGTTTGTGAGGCGGCGTGTTCGTGGTGGCGCGCAGGTAGGTGACGCCGCAGGGTGGGTCCTGCTTTCCCTTGCCCTTGACGTAGGGGGTGCCAATGCTGCCATCGTCGTTGATCGGGCAATCGCCAGAGGCAGGGAAGACCTCCGCGTCCTGAGTGCCCGGCTCGATGTGCAGGCTGACCGGTTTGGCAGTCGTCGTCGCCGACATGTCGAGGGCTGGGAGGCTCGCCGTCACAGATATTGGCTTGAATCTCGCCTTATTTAGCCAGACCCAGGTAGGGAGGTTAACTGTCTGCTTCCCGTTAGGGTTCATTGAGACGGCGGTGTCAGGGACTCGGATCTTGTCATAGGCGAGTCCCGCAAGAATTTTTGGTGAAATGGCGTGCTCGACCTTAGGGTCCTCACCCTTTTTCACCCACCATGGGTCGCGGGAGAAGCACTCCCACGCAGCGGTTTCATCCATCCGGTCGCGGTTAATGAAGTGCCCCCACCAGTAACCTTTTCCGGTGTCATCCTTGTGGAAGTTCTCGTCGGGGGCCCCCTTCCCGAACTTCTTCTTCGATTTCTTCACCCACTCGGCTTCGTCGGGGCCATACGACCACAGGTCTTCCCACCACGCCTTGTACTGATCGGGCGTGTATTTCGGCGCAAACCAGCAAGGTGGAGGCGTCCAATCGCCAACGGGTGTTACCGCACCAACAGATCCGCCCGACCCGTTTTTCGTCAGATCGTAGGTGATCTTCGATGCGATCTCTTGCCCCTTCTTCTCACCGCTCGGTTGACCTCCCTGAGACCCTGGCTTCGGTCCCCGGCCTGGGGCACGCCCATTGGCAAGTGCCTCAGATGAGGTCGAAGCGAACGTCACGGCAACCAAGGCCACGGCTAGAATCCGGCCTGTCTTCTTCAACGGCATTGGTGAGCCCCCCTCTTGGACATCATCTGCGCGGCCTGCCACACGCCCTTCTCGTCCTTCTCCAGTCGCAAGTTGTAGAAGACATATGCGTCGGCGACCGATGATGCACCATCGGTCCGTTTTCCAGTCTTGCGATCCTTGTTGTAAGCCTTAGTCTCATCACCACAGTAGGTGAGGCCGGCCGATCCGTCCTTGAGGAACGTGACCTGCCGGTTGAAATAGCGCACGGTTCCCGTGATGCTCTGGCCGGCATCCACAAACTGCTGTACCCATTCCACACTTGCCTTCAAGGCGTCGCTCTTGGCATAGAACTTCAATGCATCAGAGTCCGGCACTCCTCGAATGATGGCATCATCCGTTGCCCGAATGAACTCTTGGTTGTCCTTAAGTACAGCGGCCTTCCTCGCATCGTCGGCGCCACTCTTCTCAAAGACGAGCTTGTCGTCCTCTGGAAGGGTGATCTTGGGCCGCTCGACCCCATCGTCTGAGGGGGAAGTGCTCGGCACTGCTGACTTCGACGAGTGATCTGTGCCTGGGATCTCGTCAGACTCCTTAGACTTGTCGTCGCTTCCGCCGCACGCGGTCAGCAGCAGAGCCGCGCTGACAGCAAGCGCGATGGCGGTGGGCACAAGACGGCGGGCCACGAGCAACAACTCCCGGTAGGAATAGACTATCCAATGAGCTAAGACGCTATCGCTGTCGTGCATGGTTCCGCTGCAGGACCGGTCATGTCATGGCTTGCTCAGGGACGGGATCGGGTCAACTGGCCCCGCCAGCCGCAGAGGGTCGAGTGCGGCCTGCCCCGTGTTGCCAAATCTGTGTCAGGACCTGGCACTTGCCGAATCTGGAGAGCGGTCCGCCCACTCAGATAGAAGGAACGGGCCGCAGCGACCGCGCCACCGAAGTCGTGGAAGGCCCGGTCGCGGGCGGCTGCGTCGCGGGTGACGGTACCGGCGTCCAGCCCCAGGTCCCAGCAGGCCAGCAAATGGCGAGTGATCCGGGTGGTATCCAGGCGAGAGACTGTGTGCTGCGGGTTGGCGTCGACGGCGTGAGCGTTGATGTGCAAGGCGGCAGTGACCGCCTCGGCCGTAGCCGTAGGGTCGACAAGGAGATGGTGGCCGCCGATCGGGGTGGGCCACACGTCCCAGGCGCTGTCCCAGACTGCCGAGCGGACCAGGATCCGCAACATTTCCTCGGAGCCGTCGAGGGTGGCCAGTTCGTGGTCGGTGAGCTAGAACGCGCGCTGGCCGGGTACCAGGGCGTCGGCGTGAAGTCCTTGGGCCGCGGAAGCTTGAAGGGCTGCTGCCTCCAGATCCGCGGGGCTCTCGCAGTTGCGCCATGCGATGGCGGACAGGATGTGGGTGCGCCACGGCTGCGTGAAACCTGACTCGTGTTCGCGAGCATGGATATCACGTCCCCGACGTAGCCGAAGGGCAATTGATCAGTCTGGCTAGCGAATTGCCTGAAGTTATGTGACATTAGGTCCCAAAATTCCAGACACTGAGCTGGGTGTCGCGTGAGACTGCGAAGAAGCCCTTCACGGCACGTGAAGGGCTTCTTCAGTGTGCCAGTTCAGTGAGCCTTCTGGTACGCCTCGCGAATGTCAGCTGGCACACGACCGCGATCGTTGACCTGGTAGCCGTTCTCCTTCGCCCATGCCCTGATCGCCGCGGTGTCGTCACCGCTGACGGCAGCCTTCCGGGGCTTGCGAGCCCTTCCAGTCTTGCGGCCGGCCTTCAGGAAGGGGCCAACCGCCTCAAGCAGTTTGTCGTAGCTGTCCGACCCGAGGTCGATCTCGTACGTCACACCGTCAAGAGAAATGGTGTGCGTTGCGGCCTCTGAGGACTCTTCGCCCGTGAGGTCGTCTGTGTAGATGGTGACAATCTTCTGTGCCATGGGTCAAAGTGTAGAGGCGCCTGGTGCTTTCCATCTCCACAGCTGATCGCACTGCAACTTTCGTCAGTGTTTTAAACGCCAGCTGGCAGCGCGTTCAGTCGTTCGCGAAACTCGCGTACGGCCGGGACGGAGCGATGTGCGTTGAGTCCGCCTGAGAACTCCTTCAGCCTGTCCAAGGCGCGAATCGAACTGACTCGACTCTCCAGCAAATCGGCGCCGTAATTCGCGGCATCGAGTGCGCCGTCGAGGTCGTGGCCTTCTAGACGGGCCTCAGCGAGTCGGCTGGACCGCACGGCCTTGTCCCTCGGAGCTGCCTTCCTGACCGAGGTCTCCAGAGAGGCGGTGGCCCGGTCCACCTGACCGGACCGAAGCATCACCTTGCCCTCCGTCGACTTCAACTGGGCCTCTCCGTACCAGTCAAGCCAGTCTGGCGACTCGTCGTCTGCCAAGTGTGCTCACCGTCGCCGCCGAGCGCAGAGCTGGACGGTGGTGAGGAGGTCGTGGCCCGTGGCGTGCGGATCGTCAGGGGCTGTCTCGTCGGCGATTTGCGCGGCGCGGCGTTCGAGGGCGGCGACGTTGGCTGAGTTGTCGATGGTGGCGACGCCATTGACGGTGACCTTCAGCGGTTCGGCGACGAGCGCGGCGACCCGCTCGTGCAGGACTTCGAGGGCGACGGCTTTCGCTGAGCGCAGATGCTCGTACCGGGCCGTGAGGTCTTCGGCGTCGGTGTCGGGTCCGAGCTGGGATTGAAGCCAGCGCAGTACGTCGATGTTCACGCAGTTCCTGGTTAAAGAGGCGGCGGGGAGGAGCGCGGGTTCGGCTCCTCCCCGCCGCGTGGGTCGGCCCTAGGCGGGCTTCGCCTTCCGGGCGGACTTACTGGGGGCTGACTCCTGGGTGGGCGGCTGTCCGCCTTCCCAGCAGCACGGATTGGTGATCTGCTCGGCGATCGCCCGATCCGTGACCTGCTCGCCGGCGAGCAACACCACGGGGATGCGTTCAACCGGGTCGAGGACGTGGACTGCGGCTGCCAGGACGCCCAGGGAATTCACGGCGGCGCTCATTAGAGGACGGTCGCGGTGATGTGGCAGTCCGGCGAGTACAGGACCGGCATCGCCATCGCGGCACCCTTGGTCCAGATCTGCACCGGGTCGTCTTCGACATCGCGGGTGATGACGATGCCCGGCGCGTCCTCCCGCTCGATCTGGGGGTTCGTGCCGCGCGACAGAGCCAGGGATTCGGTGGTGGTGCCGTACTGGGTCTGGCCCCACTTCGCTCGGTCCGGCGGAAGCATGATCCACCGGTCATCCGGCAGGACCCGCTTCGAGACGTCGTCCTGCCAGACCTGAGCCTTGTAAAACGTGACGGGCGGCAGACCGTAGGTACCACGCACGGAGTTGATCTGTTCCGGGTTCAGCGTCGCAGTCGGCGTCTGTCCGCCAGCCGGCGTGCCGTAGTAAGCCGCCCGGTAGGACTGGTTGCTGGCCAGGTGCGACCACGCCTTACGGGAGGTGAGCACCATCTCCGGCGCGGGCGCGCCGATCGAGTCGAGGTAGTCGATCCACCGCAGCTCGTCCGCTATCGGATCGGCGTCCGGGGCGCTCCACGGCTTCGGCGCGGTCGGCATGTTGGCCTGCGGTACGCCGTAGTCGACCTCGACGGTCAGACCGTTCTCGCCTGCCAGACTGAACTTGCCGTCCAGGAGCACATCACCGGCAGCGAGCTCCAGACGGGAGCGGATCGCCTCGACGTGCCGCTCCACGTCGTCGTACAGCAGCTCCACCAGGCGGTCGTCGTCCGCGCCGCGGGAAGCGTCGAGGAGCAGCTGCTCCATCTCGCCGATCAGGAGCTTTTGGCCCAGCGCCGGAAGGGTGCCCTCGGTCTGGGTTGACTCGGCCTGCCGCTTCGCGAACGGTACGGACGAGTCGAAGGCACGGTAGGAGGCGGTGTTGACGCGTCGCTTGGACTGCCGGACCCGCCACTTCACGTCCTTCACCTGCGTCTCGGCGAACACTGACTGGGTGAGGAGGAAGTCAGCCGGGGTCGGGATGGACCTGGCGTAGACCGTCAGGTCGGCGACGGATACGCCCTTGAGGAGGTCGGCGACGCTCATGCGCTCACCGCCCCGAGGAAGCGGATCTGTGCGGCCGTCGGGTTGAACGCAATCTTCGTGGGGTCGATGCCGCCGGGGATCTTGGAGGTCTTCACGGTGCCGTGCCAGAACAGTGCCGCGGGGACCTTGGTGGTGCCGGGCGTGAACGCTGCTTCGGCGTATACGAGGCCGGCGAGGGTCTCGCGGCCGTCCTTTGCCGCAGGGTCGTACGGGCCGTAGAGGCCGGAGGTGGTGATGCGGCCGACTGGGACACCGGAGCGGACGTAACCGTGCGGCTGGCCTGCGGACGGCTCGACGTAGTGAGTGTCCTTGGCGAGCTTGGTCAGGTCGAGAGTGATGGTCTCCGTGGAGTCGGTGCCGTGCCGGGAGGCGAGCCAGTCCCGGTCAGCGGTCACCGTGACGGAGGTGGTGTACGGCTGGATCAACGCCGCTTCTCCTGGTGGTGCTGGGTGCGGTCGCGCACTCACCCGGTGGTGGCGCGGTCCACGAGGAGGAAGGGAGGGGCGTGGTCCCCAATTTGACCCCAGCCAGGGCCAGTCGGTGTTACTTGGGGGCGGGGAGGATGCCGCGGCGGCGGGCCATCTCCAGACCGGCCGACCCGGGTTTGTGGTCGACGCCGCCGGGGCGCGGCGGCGGGACCGAGGCAGGAGCGCCGCCAGGAGCTGCAGGAAGCTGCTGGGCACCTGCGGGGATGCTGGCGAACAGCTCGGGGCGGCGAGTCTTCAGCTCCTGTACCGCCTCGCTGAGGGCGTCGCTGTCCGCGTCGTCCGGGGCGCGCAGGAGTGCCACGGCGTCGTCCAGGTCGTGACCGGTTGCCCCAACGCTGGCGAGGGCAGCTCGGCGGGCAGCGTCGCGCTCGCGGGTAAGGGCCGCAGCTTCACGGGCGGCAGCAGCCTTCTCACGTTCGATCACCGTCTGTTCGCGGCGCTCCGCCTCGGACAGCTGCTCCTGCTCGGCCTGCCGGGCACCGGCGAGGTACTCCTCAAGTGCGCTGGTATTGGAGAAGCCGAGCTTTTCGATCAGGCCGCGCACCGCGGCCCGGCCGCCCTGGTCCTTCTCCCGGGCCATCAGCGTGTTCAGCTGCTTCTGGCTGATGCTGACGGTGACCTCGTCGTTCGACGGATCGTCGGAGGAGGCGCCGAGCATGGGGTAGATCGGGCGGCCGTCACGGCGGTAGCCGAGCACGGTACGCGGAGCGGGCAGGCTGCGGGTCATCAAGTGGTGCTACTCCCATGACGGCCCCGCGCCGTGATCGAGTCTACGGATGCCAAGAGCACATCTGCTGCCCGGCACTGGCCACTCGGATCCGGTAGGCCAACCAGGCTGGCACACGGCTCCGTTAGATGTCGGTCGGCGCAAACCTGAGATGATCAACTTATGTCTGAAGTCCCAGGATCTAACCTGATATCTCCTGTCGTGTCCCTGGCGAAGGGCTCCGAGCCGCTCAAGAAGCGCCGTGCGGCGAAATGGGGAGCAACGGCCGCCGTGGTCGTCGCTGCGGGAGTCTCGCTGTGGGCATGGGAACCGTGGGTGGACCGCAGCCCCTTCACCGCCTTGGTCGCCGGAGCGTCACCCGTGACGGACCCCGGGTCCAAGACTGAGAGCGGCGAATGCACTCCCAATCTTGCCGGGGAAGCCGTGGTCATCTACGACGCCTCAGGCAAAAGCAAGTTGGCCTCCGGCATCGAACCCAGCACCGGCGAGGTACTGCCCAGCTCGTACGGTGACGTCGCAGGTTGGTGCTTCTACGTGACGCGCATCGACGGCCTGCCCGGCGGCGAAGGCACCTACAAGGTCCAGGTGGGCCGGGGAAACCTCGTCACCGTCGAAGAAGAGCATCTTCGTCAGCCCGTTGATCAGCAGCGGGAAGGGATGAGGAAGACGAAGCTGCCGCCCGATGACGCACCGGCACCGGAGCTTCCTGCCGAGCAGTGATCCGGCTGACTTCCTCCCGCGCATCCTCGATCGGGTATCCGGCGTCCTGCAGCATCCGGATCCCGGTCTCCAGAGACAACACTCCGGCGGACACACCCTTGACGACCTCATCAAGGATCGCCGTTCGGTCGGTCGGGGTGTGCGGGCCGAACATGATGCGCGCGGCCAGCGGCTGGCCCGTGGGCCAGCCTTCGGCTCGGCCGGCCTGGTGGATGCGCTGCACCATCTTCAGCAGCAGCGCGTATTTGTGGGCGCGGGCCAGACGCATGGAGTCCACCAGGGAATCCAGCGGCCCGAGTGACAGCTGGAGCGCGTAGCCGCTCGGCACGTCGGAGGGGTCGACGGTGCCCAGACTCACGGCGGGCAGGCGGGCGTTGACGGCGGCCCGGTCGCGGATCTCCTCGACCCTGGCCCGCAGCTCCGAGAGCTGTCCAGAAGTATCGAGGACGTCCATGCGTCCGCCGTCCGCGAGCTGGAAGACCGTGCCGGGCTCGACTGCAAGGGGCTTGGGGCGGCCGGTGACGCGGTCGACTTCGGCACGGGCCCCGGCAAGGCCGATGATGGGCGCACCCGTGGTCGCGGAGGCGCGGGCGGAGTCGGTGTCGGTCTCAGCCAGCTCGTCCAGGGCCTGCATGACCTTTGCCAGGGTGGACTGTCCAAAGTGCTCGCCGTCCGCGACGGTGTTGCTGATGTGGACGAGCGGGATGAAGTCGAGGTGCAGATCCAGCTGGTGCAGGACTTCACCATCAGTCCGGGTGCGGAAGTGCGCCTTGTCCAGGGGGAGATCGTCCAGGCTCTGCCCGTGGCGGAGATCGTCGAGGAACCATTCGGCATCGGTCAGATAGCAGGTGGTCCTCGACGAACGGTCGAGAGCCCACGGGTAGGTGCGCTCGATGTGGCCCGCTTCCGGCACATACCGGTCGCCGGGCTTCAGCACCTGGGAGCCCGCTTCGTCGAGGACGGGATGCCGTCCCGCCCGACCGCTCTCGTCCGTGCTGCTGCGGGTCGCCGGAACCACGGGCCCCAACTCGTAGGTGATCCTGCGGACCTTCGGCTTCAGTCCACTTCTCGGATCCTCAGGTATCTCCCAGGCCAGATGGACTCGCCGCGGGTAGTCACCTGGATCGGCGTCGTCCTCAAGGACAGGGAAGTAGAAGCCGGGATCGTAGGTCTTGAGTCGCACTCGGCCCTTCTCCGGATCCCAGGCCAGCAGGAATAGCCCATCGCCGAGGAGGACCGCCTTACGTTCCGCGGCCTGCATCCGCAGCGGCAGCAGCTCAGCCTCCGCCCACTCCCGCAGCCGCTGCTGCACGGCAACCGCCGCCACGGCCTCGGGGGGTGCATCGTCGTCACCTGCGTGCTCGGCGCCGGGCACAATGATCTGCTGTGTCTTCCCCAGGAGATGAGCAAGCGTGGTATCGACGAACGTGGACGGGTCCCCGAACTCCCTGCGCTCAGCCGCGCCCTCGTTGCCGGCCAGTGTGGCCAGTTCACCGGCCTGGTTGGAGTCGTACGCGGCAAGGAGCTTGTATGCGGAAAGACGGCGAACCGCATCGTCGGGGAGCCAGGTGCCCTGTAGCTCAGGCGTGAGGGCCCGATGCGGTCGCCCATTGTACGTACCGGCCATCACCGGTTTGTAGTTCAGCCACGACCAGGCATCGGTCAGGAAGGTCCGGAGGCCCACGAAGACAGTCCGATTCGTCAGCCCCGCGCTCCCTCCACCATAGCGAGGTGGACAACTGAGGATCTCTGCTGCTCTCTATCCTGAGAGATCAACCCACCCGAGTCCTGGGTCGGTTCCTCGCAAGCGGACCGTCAACAGCGCAGACCCATACGGAAATTGATGATGTCCCGAGCGCCGTGGACGGCTAGAGTCCAGACACCATGACGATCGAGCGTACGGTCCTCGAGGAGGACCTCGAACTCAGGCCCGGTGCGCGGCTCGCCGGCCAGTGCGCGCACTGTCGCAAGCATGTGGCCTATGGGGTGTTGAAATACGATGCCTTGGACCCCCGTATCGGCTTCTTGGATCCACCCGAGAGGCTCTATGAAGGATTATCTCAACCGAGTGATGTGACCTTCGAGCTCGGCATTATCTGCAACTGGTGTAACAAAACCAGCCTCTACGTTCACCGTGTGAGGGGCGAGTACCGCCACAACAGTGACGGCGTAGTGGTGATGGAACGGAGCACCGCTGAAATCACCCAAGTGTGGCCGGCGCCGCTTCCGCGAGAGCTCGCTGATGATGCGCCACAGACAGTGCGCGAAATCTTTGCCGAAGCCGCACTGGCTGAGGCGGCAGGGGCACTCCGCCTGGCTGGAGTTGGGTATAGAGCAGCAGTTGAGCAGATCGTGAAGGAGCGTGGTGCGCAGGGAAACAGTCTGTACCAGCGCATTACCACTCTCTCCCAGCTGGGAGTAGCTCAGGAAACTGTGGACGCCTTTCACGAGGCTCGCCTCGTAGGGAATGACGCCGCACACGACGGTCTGGCGTACTCCGCTGAGGAAATTGCGGACATTGCAGAGCTGATCGAGGAAGCCGTTCTCGTGTTGTACGTGCAGCCTGCACAGCGGGCCAGGCTGGTGTCCCAGCGAGCCGCTCGACGTGCGGCAGCGAAGCAGGCCTCACCCTAGTACTCCAGCCGTAGTTGTGGATCTTGGTGGGCCGCCATCGACAAGCAGCCGAGTGCGGGAAAAGTGAGCGGAGTGAGGACTCACTCATTGACGGAGTGAGTCCTCACTCCGTACTCTCGCGGTCATGACAGCACCTAAGGAGAACCAGACCACCCGCCGCCGCGCCCCCGGCATGTCGCCGGAGCAGCGCCGCGAAATGATCATCCAGACCGCGATCCCGCTGATCGCCGAGTACGGCGCTGCGGTGACGACCGCGAAGATCGCCCGCGCCGCGGGCATCGGCGAGGGAACGATCTTCCGGGTCTTCGCCGACAAGGACGAGCTGCTGCAGGCATGCGTGGCCGAGGCGCTCTCCCCCGAGCACGCGGTCCGTGAGCTCGACGCGATCGACGTATCCCAGCCGCTGCCCGACCGGCTCGCGGAGGCGGCCGAGGCGCTGCAGGCGCACATGTCCAGGATGGGCGCAATCCTCGGCTCGCTGGGGCATCGCGGCGGCAAGCACCCCGGCACGGTGCGCGGCGCGGGCCGCGACGAGTCGACGGCCCGTATCCGTGCGGCCCTCGCGGAGCTGCTGGAGCCCGACGAGGCCGCCCTGCGTCGACCGCCGGAGCAGATCGCGGCCCTCTTCTTCGGGCTGCTCTTCACTCAGCCGCGTACGGAGGGCGAGCCCGACCTGACCCCGCAGGAGCTGGTGGAGGTCTTCCTGCACGGGGCGCTCTCGGGGGCCGCCAAGTGAGCGCGCGGAGAAGGCGCCTGGGGGTTACGGCCCTGGCCGTCCTGGCCCCCGTCCTGGTGTGGCTGGTTGCGGACCCGCTGCTGGGGCACCGACTGCGGATCGCCGACGGCGAGCAGACGCTCGACATCGGCGCCGTGCCCGTGGCGGTCGTCGCGCTGCTCGCGTCGCTCTCCGGCTGGGGACTGCTGGCCGCCCTGGAGCGGTTCGGGGCGCGGCGCGCCCGCGCCATCTGGACCGGGGTGGCCGGCGTCGTACTGGCCGTGTCCTTCCTGCCGTTCATCGGCGCCGGCATGGACGGCGGCACCCGGTTCTTCCTCGCTCTGATGCA includes:
- a CDS encoding TetR/AcrR family transcriptional regulator, encoding MTAPKENQTTRRRAPGMSPEQRREMIIQTAIPLIAEYGAAVTTAKIARAAGIGEGTIFRVFADKDELLQACVAEALSPEHAVRELDAIDVSQPLPDRLAEAAEALQAHMSRMGAILGSLGHRGGKHPGTVRGAGRDESTARIRAALAELLEPDEAALRRPPEQIAALFFGLLFTQPRTEGEPDLTPQELVEVFLHGALSGAAK
- a CDS encoding major capsid protein; translated protein: MSVADLLKGVSVADLTVYARSIPTPADFLLTQSVFAETQVKDVKWRVRQSKRRVNTASYRAFDSSVPFAKRQAESTQTEGTLPALGQKLLIGEMEQLLLDASRGADDDRLVELLYDDVERHVEAIRSRLELAAGDVLLDGKFSLAGENGLTVEVDYGVPQANMPTAPKPWSAPDADPIADELRWIDYLDSIGAPAPEMVLTSRKAWSHLASNQSYRAAYYGTPAGGQTPTATLNPEQINSVRGTYGLPPVTFYKAQVWQDDVSKRVLPDDRWIMLPPDRAKWGQTQYGTTTESLALSRGTNPQIEREDAPGIVITRDVEDDPVQIWTKGAAMAMPVLYSPDCHITATVL
- a CDS encoding head decoration protein, whose protein sequence is MIQPYTTSVTVTADRDWLASRHGTDSTETITLDLTKLAKDTHYVEPSAGQPHGYVRSGVPVGRITTSGLYGPYDPAAKDGRETLAGLVYAEAAFTPGTTKVPAALFWHGTVKTSKIPGGIDPTKIAFNPTAAQIRFLGAVSA
- a CDS encoding histone-like nucleoid-structuring protein Lsr2, whose translation is MAQKIVTIYTDDLTGEESSEAATHTISLDGVTYEIDLGSDSYDKLLEAVGPFLKAGRKTGRARKPRKAAVSGDDTAAIRAWAKENGYQVNDRGRVPADIREAYQKAH
- a CDS encoding DUF6069 family protein → MSARRRRLGVTALAVLAPVLVWLVADPLLGHRLRIADGEQTLDIGAVPVAVVALLASLSGWGLLAALERFGARRARAIWTGVAGVVLAVSFLPFIGAGMDGGTRFFLALMHLAVAAVLVPGLVGRSPGAGAGAARG
- a CDS encoding DUF4145 domain-containing protein, which codes for MTIERTVLEEDLELRPGARLAGQCAHCRKHVAYGVLKYDALDPRIGFLDPPERLYEGLSQPSDVTFELGIICNWCNKTSLYVHRVRGEYRHNSDGVVVMERSTAEITQVWPAPLPRELADDAPQTVREIFAEAALAEAAGALRLAGVGYRAAVEQIVKERGAQGNSLYQRITTLSQLGVAQETVDAFHEARLVGNDAAHDGLAYSAEEIADIAELIEEAVLVLYVQPAQRARLVSQRAARRAAAKQASP